Proteins from a single region of Sporosarcina sp. P33:
- a CDS encoding YpoC family protein, whose product MSYDELKEHIQRVLTEWEQQQPELEKMYAVRDERRLTLIEPAIDQLAWLIAQSEIVRNPHTGNMHHALEPNNYTERIEFIKLQKSSHYALIQLMMLYDEMKKKAARLRVQQ is encoded by the coding sequence ATGAGCTATGACGAATTGAAAGAACACATACAGCGGGTGCTTACCGAGTGGGAGCAGCAGCAGCCCGAACTAGAGAAAATGTACGCGGTGCGTGATGAGCGCCGGCTGACTTTAATCGAGCCAGCGATTGATCAGCTGGCATGGCTGATCGCGCAGAGTGAAATCGTGCGAAATCCCCATACCGGCAACATGCATCATGCACTTGAGCCGAATAATTACACAGAACGCATAGAGTTTATTAAACTTCAGAAAAGCAGTCATTATGCACTCATTCAACTGATGATGCTATACGATGAAATGAAAAAGAAAGCCGCGCGATTGCGTGTGCAGCAATAA
- a CDS encoding transglycosylase domain-containing protein encodes MSDNINSRTARRKQQVTEQPKRPRGKFPKDLWKKIFIGIVALFLAVMVGGISLFAYYASTAPDLDEELLKDPLTSNFVTKDGDVFMKFGAEKREFVPYEEIPEQMKDAILATEDVRFFKHGGIDFYRLGGAVLANLRSGFGSQGASTLTQQVIKNSFLKNEKTLKRKAQEAWLAHKLEKEYTKEEIFEMYFNKVLMSGNRYGFGTGANYFYGKKVSELELPEIAMLAGMPQYPNGYNPFKYPERAEKRRNTVLTLMERHGKISTAEMNEAKKVPVTSTLLAEEDRQTFSKYPAYVDAVLDEIEAAGLSDMLAEGVTVQTALDPKVQETVEAAINDPSYYESEDMEAGMTVLDTKTGAIVALGGGRNYSGRNMNFAELKRAPGSSVKPILSYGPAIEELNWSTGQKVVDEPYKYKGMNKSVNNADGRFLGTLTMREALYWSRNVPAIKTFEEVGAKKAKSFAGKLGFAYENPTAGNALGGGEAEFSTVQMAGAYAAFGNGGIYTKPHAVTKLVLRDGKTEKNLRPDPVTAMKDSTAYMITDMLRDVLTASEATGTRAYINGMDIAGKTGTTNYPSSLIQKYNMKSTYVPDTWFTGYTTEYTISTWGGYADYKTPITTYEYGRFVPQKLFKTVMSSIAKNPGTFEKPASVEEAAIVRGSDPIMLASSFTYSNLIRNELFVRGTLPDKTSIPETVTIPSPDDFTAKFNAESNTIQLNWNYYASDKYSSLGNPAFTVSVSVDGGSPQTITTTSSKQAAYSGVEYGKSYTFSVSASMGGYTSGSVTTSLSIENASEPDREEQPSDDSDTDDDQNNGNNNPSDNEDNDNDGEQDGQNPPDSDGSGNPDQTNPDNQGNQGFPNRGENQGQGQNNQGQSNQGNQGNQGQGNQGQNQNDSDNISSDSSSN; translated from the coding sequence ATGAGTGACAATATAAACTCAAGAACAGCCAGAAGAAAGCAGCAGGTGACGGAGCAGCCCAAACGTCCGCGAGGTAAATTCCCTAAAGATTTATGGAAGAAAATTTTCATAGGCATCGTTGCATTATTCCTTGCAGTCATGGTAGGCGGAATCTCCTTATTCGCTTATTATGCAAGTACCGCTCCTGATCTCGATGAGGAACTGCTGAAAGATCCATTGACATCCAACTTCGTGACAAAAGACGGAGATGTATTCATGAAATTCGGCGCAGAAAAACGGGAGTTCGTGCCGTATGAAGAAATCCCCGAACAGATGAAAGATGCGATTCTCGCCACCGAAGATGTCCGCTTCTTTAAACACGGCGGTATTGACTTTTACCGGCTGGGCGGTGCTGTACTTGCCAACCTGCGCAGCGGATTCGGTTCACAAGGTGCTTCGACACTGACGCAGCAAGTGATTAAAAACTCTTTTTTAAAAAATGAAAAGACATTGAAACGGAAAGCACAGGAAGCATGGCTTGCCCACAAATTGGAAAAGGAATATACCAAGGAAGAAATCTTTGAAATGTATTTCAATAAAGTGCTGATGTCAGGAAACCGCTACGGATTCGGAACTGGCGCCAACTATTTCTACGGAAAAAAAGTAAGCGAACTGGAACTGCCGGAAATCGCTATGCTTGCAGGAATGCCGCAATATCCAAACGGCTATAACCCATTTAAATATCCGGAACGTGCTGAAAAACGCCGGAATACCGTGCTGACTCTGATGGAACGCCATGGTAAAATTTCGACGGCAGAAATGAACGAAGCGAAAAAAGTGCCGGTCACTTCTACTTTATTGGCAGAAGAGGATCGGCAAACGTTCAGTAAGTACCCGGCTTACGTAGATGCGGTACTCGATGAAATCGAGGCAGCCGGTTTATCCGATATGCTGGCAGAAGGCGTAACGGTTCAGACAGCGCTTGATCCGAAAGTGCAGGAAACTGTCGAGGCAGCGATCAATGATCCGAGTTATTATGAATCGGAAGACATGGAAGCCGGAATGACCGTGCTTGATACGAAAACCGGCGCCATTGTAGCACTTGGCGGCGGGCGGAATTATTCTGGACGAAACATGAACTTTGCAGAGCTGAAACGTGCTCCAGGCTCAAGCGTTAAGCCGATCCTCTCTTACGGACCTGCAATTGAAGAGCTGAACTGGTCAACTGGACAAAAAGTTGTCGATGAACCATACAAATATAAAGGGATGAATAAATCCGTAAACAACGCGGATGGACGTTTCCTGGGAACGTTAACGATGCGTGAAGCATTGTATTGGTCTCGAAATGTTCCTGCAATCAAAACATTTGAAGAAGTCGGCGCAAAAAAAGCCAAATCATTCGCTGGAAAACTTGGATTTGCTTATGAAAACCCGACTGCCGGCAACGCACTTGGCGGTGGGGAGGCAGAGTTCTCCACAGTCCAGATGGCAGGCGCATATGCCGCATTTGGTAACGGCGGAATTTATACGAAACCGCACGCGGTCACAAAACTGGTATTGCGTGACGGGAAAACGGAAAAGAATCTACGCCCTGATCCGGTCACAGCGATGAAAGATTCCACTGCTTATATGATTACCGATATGTTGCGTGACGTGTTGACGGCAAGCGAAGCTACGGGAACACGTGCCTACATCAACGGGATGGATATTGCAGGAAAAACAGGAACGACAAATTATCCTTCTTCGTTAATTCAAAAATACAATATGAAGAGCACTTACGTTCCGGATACATGGTTTACAGGATATACAACCGAATATACGATTTCGACGTGGGGAGGATATGCAGACTATAAAACTCCGATTACGACATATGAATACGGCCGCTTTGTACCGCAAAAGTTATTTAAAACGGTAATGAGCAGCATAGCGAAAAATCCCGGAACATTTGAAAAGCCTGCTTCAGTTGAAGAAGCCGCAATTGTCAGAGGCAGTGATCCTATTATGCTGGCCAGTTCATTCACTTACAGTAATCTAATCCGTAATGAATTGTTCGTCAGAGGAACATTGCCGGATAAAACGTCTATCCCGGAGACGGTGACGATTCCAAGCCCTGATGATTTCACAGCGAAGTTTAATGCCGAGTCAAATACGATTCAGCTGAATTGGAATTACTATGCTTCGGATAAATACAGCAGTCTCGGCAATCCTGCATTTACTGTCAGTGTCTCCGTTGATGGCGGCAGCCCTCAAACCATTACGACCACTTCCAGTAAACAGGCAGCCTACTCGGGTGTAGAATACGGAAAAAGCTATACATTCTCCGTCAGCGCCAGCATGGGAGGCTATACGAGCGGCTCTGTCACAACTTCCCTGTCGATAGAAAATGCAAGTGAACCTGATAGGGAAGAACAGCCATCGGATGACTCCGATACTGATGATGATCAGAACAACGGAAATAATAATCCGTCTGACAATGAAGATAACGATAACGATGGTGAGCAAGACGGTCAAAACCCGCCAGACTCTGATGGCTCTGGAAACCCGGATCAGACTAACCCCGATAATCAGGGGAATCAAGGTTTTCCAAACCGAGGTGAAAATCAAGGGCAAGGCCAGAACAATCAAGGACAAAGCAATCAAGGGAACCAGGGAAATCAGGGACAAGGAAATCAGGGACAAAATCAAAATGATTCCGATAATATTTCGTCCGATTCCTCTTCCAATTAA
- the recU gene encoding Holliday junction resolvase RecU, with the protein MAIRYPNGKKFNPSVSSAQKKRYDYSFSNRGKSLEDEINDTNEYYLAHGMAVIHKKPVPVQIVNVRYPARSAAVITEAYFRTPSTTDYNGVWNGYYVDFEAKETKNKTSLPLQNIHLHQVQHMKQVNDQSGLAFFIVNFTLLDRYFLLPFQEFYPLWKRMEEGGRKSITLLEIEERSIEIKTGYQPRLDYIQAVADWVTRKTD; encoded by the coding sequence TTGGCGATACGTTATCCGAACGGAAAAAAGTTCAATCCGTCCGTTTCTTCTGCGCAAAAAAAGAGATATGACTACTCCTTCAGTAACCGGGGTAAATCATTAGAGGACGAAATCAACGACACAAATGAATACTATCTGGCCCATGGCATGGCCGTCATTCATAAAAAGCCCGTTCCGGTGCAAATCGTCAACGTCCGTTACCCGGCAAGAAGTGCTGCAGTGATTACAGAAGCATACTTCCGCACTCCTTCCACAACAGACTACAACGGCGTTTGGAACGGCTACTATGTCGACTTTGAAGCAAAAGAAACGAAAAATAAAACTTCATTGCCATTGCAAAATATTCATTTGCATCAGGTGCAGCATATGAAGCAAGTAAATGATCAATCAGGACTTGCTTTTTTTATTGTCAATTTCACACTGCTCGACCGATACTTTTTATTGCCGTTTCAAGAGTTTTACCCCCTATGGAAACGAATGGAGGAAGGCGGAAGAAAATCCATCACGTTACTCGAAATCGAGGAACGGTCCATTGAAATCAAAACCGGTTACCAGCCGCGGCTTGACTATATTCAGGCTGTAGCCGATTGGGTAACACGCAAGACCGATTAA
- a CDS encoding YppE family protein: MSKVEDTRLLLTICDECEQRFYRMRETGHEPDFFKEVKPYADASHQAIAKWAEEMKTWIQDEKPRYVHEVQIDSLKDSMTQFVVQSFYKATGKKRFILSIRAARYTLQTVLDAMNAEKGEDHVNE, from the coding sequence ATGAGCAAGGTGGAAGACACAAGGTTACTGCTGACGATTTGCGATGAGTGCGAACAGCGATTTTATCGAATGAGAGAGACCGGTCATGAACCTGATTTCTTTAAAGAGGTGAAACCGTATGCTGACGCCAGCCATCAGGCGATTGCGAAATGGGCTGAAGAGATGAAGACGTGGATACAGGACGAAAAACCGCGTTACGTTCATGAAGTGCAGATTGACTCCTTAAAAGATTCTATGACTCAATTTGTTGTGCAGTCATTTTACAAAGCGACCGGAAAAAAGCGTTTTATCCTCTCCATCCGTGCGGCACGTTATACGCTGCAGACAGTTCTGGACGCAATGAATGCAGAAAAGGGAGAGGACCATGTGAATGAATAA
- a CDS encoding DEAD/DEAH box helicase yields MNKQNIPETIQQLFADPRFGPNIAYIETLKEQEAVTAEFPPSLHPSIRKALATKGIGQLYSHQRQAFDAVGEGHSITAITPTASGKSLCYHLPVLQSILDNPASRALYLFPTKALAQDQLADLHDLIEASGETILSHTYDGDTAPGLRTKVRKSGHIILTNPDMLHSAILPHHTKWISLFENLKYIVVDELHTYKGVFGSHVAHVLRRLQRICRFYGSDPIFICTSATISNAKELAENLTNKDMVLIDQNGAPRGKKHFIFYNPPIVHDVFGIRRSAVLEVRDLGAFLYQRHIQTIIFARSRVRVEMLVTYMKELTKKKLFDQTVMGYRGGYLPSERRKIESGLKDGDIRTVVSTNALELGIDIGQLQACIMTGYPGNIASALQQAGRAGRRQEDALIIYVAQSMPLDQYIIQHPQYLLGRQPEEIHIHPDNMLILMDHLKCASFELPFSSTETYGEFEVQELLAFLQSEGVLLQTSDKWHWMTDRFPAGEISLRSASQENVIIIDQTFPKETRVIGEMDRFSAMTLLHEEAIYLHQGTQYQVEKLDWEEKKAYVTVVDVDYFTDANLAVELKVISEDKRTEDGDRTTAYGDLAVLAIPTIFKKIKFDTHDNIGSGPISLPAEEMHTSGTWLTFDVPDDWEKSELTDAMTAAAYAIQSLVPLFIKCDRTDIHVVPQVKAIHMERPTFFIYDSYPGGIGLSENIYPRWRELLTLAADHVAECRCEHGCPVCIGAQEAGQKDNKHRAHSLLTELAK; encoded by the coding sequence ATGAATAAACAAAATATACCGGAGACAATTCAGCAGTTATTCGCTGATCCGCGCTTTGGGCCGAATATCGCCTATATTGAAACGCTGAAGGAACAGGAAGCGGTCACAGCCGAATTTCCCCCGTCCCTTCATCCGTCCATTCGCAAAGCGCTGGCGACAAAAGGCATCGGTCAGCTATACAGCCATCAGCGGCAGGCATTTGATGCAGTGGGGGAAGGACATTCCATCACGGCTATCACACCGACAGCGTCCGGCAAATCTTTGTGTTATCATTTGCCGGTGCTGCAGTCGATTCTCGATAATCCTGCATCGCGTGCGTTATATTTATTTCCGACAAAAGCACTGGCACAAGATCAGCTGGCAGACCTTCATGATTTGATTGAGGCGAGCGGAGAAACGATATTAAGTCATACGTATGACGGCGATACCGCACCCGGTTTGCGGACAAAAGTACGAAAGTCGGGTCATATTATTTTGACAAACCCTGATATGCTGCATTCAGCTATTTTACCGCACCATACAAAATGGATTTCTTTATTTGAGAACCTGAAATATATCGTTGTCGATGAGCTTCATACGTATAAAGGGGTGTTCGGCAGTCATGTGGCGCATGTTCTCAGAAGGTTACAGCGCATTTGCCGGTTTTACGGAAGTGATCCGATTTTTATCTGTACATCCGCAACGATTTCAAATGCCAAAGAACTGGCAGAGAACTTGACGAATAAAGATATGGTGCTGATTGATCAAAACGGCGCACCGCGCGGCAAGAAACATTTCATTTTCTATAATCCGCCGATTGTCCATGATGTCTTTGGCATCCGAAGAAGTGCGGTGCTTGAAGTGCGTGATCTCGGCGCATTTTTATATCAGCGGCATATCCAAACTATTATTTTTGCACGCAGCCGGGTCCGGGTGGAAATGCTGGTAACGTATATGAAAGAATTGACAAAGAAAAAATTATTCGATCAAACTGTAATGGGCTATCGCGGCGGCTATCTGCCGTCAGAGCGCAGAAAGATTGAAAGCGGCCTGAAAGATGGAGATATCCGTACCGTCGTCAGCACAAATGCGCTGGAACTCGGTATTGATATCGGTCAATTGCAGGCGTGTATTATGACAGGTTACCCGGGAAATATTGCGAGTGCGTTGCAGCAGGCCGGCCGTGCGGGCAGGCGTCAGGAAGATGCGCTGATCATTTACGTGGCGCAGTCGATGCCGCTTGATCAGTATATTATTCAGCATCCGCAATATCTGCTCGGACGGCAGCCTGAAGAAATTCATATACATCCCGACAATATGCTGATTTTAATGGATCATCTAAAATGTGCGTCATTTGAGCTGCCGTTCAGCTCGACGGAGACATACGGTGAATTTGAAGTGCAGGAACTGCTGGCGTTTTTGCAGAGTGAAGGAGTGCTTTTGCAGACATCAGATAAATGGCACTGGATGACCGACCGTTTTCCGGCAGGTGAAATCAGTCTTCGTTCCGCTTCTCAGGAAAATGTTATTATCATTGACCAAACATTCCCGAAAGAGACACGTGTCATTGGTGAAATGGACCGTTTCAGCGCCATGACATTATTGCATGAAGAAGCGATTTACTTACATCAAGGCACGCAATACCAGGTCGAGAAACTGGATTGGGAAGAGAAGAAAGCATACGTCACAGTGGTGGATGTCGATTACTTCACTGATGCCAATCTGGCAGTGGAACTGAAAGTGATCAGTGAAGACAAGCGAACGGAAGACGGAGACCGCACAACCGCTTATGGAGACTTGGCAGTGCTTGCGATTCCGACGATTTTTAAGAAAATAAAATTCGATACACACGACAATATTGGTTCCGGCCCAATTTCATTGCCTGCTGAAGAAATGCATACATCAGGAACGTGGCTGACGTTTGATGTGCCGGATGACTGGGAAAAGTCTGAACTGACCGATGCGATGACTGCTGCCGCGTATGCGATCCAGTCTTTAGTGCCGCTGTTTATTAAATGTGACCGTACTGACATTCACGTTGTCCCGCAAGTGAAGGCAATTCATATGGAGCGGCCGACATTTTTCATTTATGACAGCTACCCGGGAGGCATAGGGTTAAGTGAGAATATATATCCGCGGTGGAGGGAGCTGCTGACGCTTGCTGCAGATCATGTGGCGGAATGCCGTTGTGAACATGGCTGTCCGGTTTGTATTGGGGCGCAGGAAGCAGGGCAGAAAGATAATAAACATCGGGCGCATAGCTTGCTGACGGAGTTGGCGAAGTGA
- a CDS encoding DUF488 domain-containing protein → MPVQIKRVYDQAKKADGLRVLVDRVWPRGVSKEDAQVDEWLKQVGPSKGLRQWFDHDPDKFDEFKKKYKEELEKNDEQQEELEKLKEWTVKHKKNVTLVYGAKDEKNNQAVVLKEILDHQLV, encoded by the coding sequence ATGCCAGTACAGATTAAGCGGGTATATGATCAAGCGAAGAAAGCAGACGGACTTCGTGTCCTGGTGGATCGTGTATGGCCACGCGGAGTAAGTAAAGAAGATGCACAAGTAGACGAATGGCTGAAACAAGTGGGACCGAGTAAAGGGCTTCGTCAATGGTTCGATCATGATCCTGACAAGTTCGACGAATTTAAGAAAAAGTATAAAGAGGAACTGGAGAAGAATGACGAGCAGCAGGAAGAGCTGGAAAAGCTGAAAGAGTGGACGGTGAAGCATAAGAAAAACGTAACGCTTGTCTATGGAGCAAAGGATGAAAAGAATAATCAGGCTGTCGTCCTGAAAGAAATATTGGATCATCAGCTAGTATGA
- a CDS encoding DUF3169 family protein, whose protein sequence is MKMVIWTLIGAAIGVFGMNAVLSFDSTAGFPPIGFEADIVLLAITVILLIFSTVSMVQMKKKSQLDLTGDKEDERDVWQYKRFSDVSLCTAAALVLSILAAAVAIITVQPAWILIISGVAFMVSALLSVFSSGLVNSLYPERNLPSPSDKNYAEKLLAASDEGEQFVMLQGLYKTFSTMNLTLLMALLVFIGYSVITGDSQLFSIFVIGLVLIGTNAQYLITIRNK, encoded by the coding sequence ATGAAAATGGTAATTTGGACGTTGATTGGAGCCGCCATAGGTGTCTTCGGAATGAATGCTGTATTGTCTTTTGATTCCACAGCGGGTTTCCCGCCGATAGGTTTTGAAGCGGACATAGTATTGCTTGCGATTACAGTGATCCTATTGATATTCAGTACAGTCAGTATGGTGCAGATGAAGAAAAAATCACAACTGGACTTGACAGGTGACAAGGAAGACGAACGTGATGTCTGGCAGTACAAACGGTTCAGCGATGTCAGTTTATGCACTGCAGCCGCTCTTGTTTTAAGTATTCTGGCCGCCGCTGTAGCAATCATCACTGTTCAGCCCGCATGGATACTGATTATTTCTGGTGTCGCCTTCATGGTATCGGCTCTTCTGTCTGTTTTCAGCTCCGGTCTGGTGAACTCCTTATATCCAGAACGTAACTTACCTTCCCCATCCGATAAAAATTATGCAGAAAAACTTCTGGCGGCTTCCGATGAAGGAGAACAGTTCGTTATGCTGCAAGGTTTGTACAAAACTTTTAGTACAATGAACCTTACATTATTGATGGCTTTACTGGTGTTCATTGGCTATTCTGTCATTACCGGAGATTCCCAGTTATTCTCTATTTTCGTCATAGGTCTCGTATTAATTGGGACGAACGCACAGTATTTGATTACGATTCGCAATAAATAA
- a CDS encoding helix-turn-helix transcriptional regulator: protein MRTRLKELRARNGLNQTELAKRAKVSRQTISLIEREEFVPSLLIAKRIANIFNETIENIFIFDEEEL from the coding sequence GTGAGAACACGATTGAAAGAATTGCGTGCGCGAAACGGGCTCAATCAGACAGAATTGGCAAAGCGTGCAAAAGTGTCCAGGCAAACCATCAGCTTAATTGAACGGGAGGAATTCGTACCTTCCCTGCTTATAGCAAAACGCATCGCGAATATTTTTAATGAGACGATTGAAAATATTTTTATTTTTGATGAGGAGGAATTGTAA
- a CDS encoding DUF2254 domain-containing protein encodes MFKRILVRMRESIWFIPSVYTAIASLLALGMVLIDTRYNYELKAYTPSYFRTSVDLAQTILGTLSGALLTMTTVTFSTIMVVLTMYSSQFSPRALQNFLNKLSTQRVLGIFMGGFVYTILSLLFMRKASIDHEVISASVGVLLAVICLAYFAFFIHNVGTSVQVSRLIRELANDVIEALKSEKKGMQENAVVWSDEKPFFVQSFPFVTEIKSGTFGYIQYIEYKKLTEWAVGQDAIVDVVKPVGAFCGTHSVLATVYSEQEVSAKDLSSHFSLGEERSILQDVEYGIEKLVEIALRALSPGINDPNTAIRCIHSIGEVLQRASLLPGGIAVTYTKENKPCLVAMYPKADDYFYSAYSQISYYGKEDASVLNALFDSLLYIARTSKDEKSKKLVFQMSNYVWNHFTHEVLEPLDSSRLEEKRELLHVLTA; translated from the coding sequence ATGTTCAAACGAATACTTGTGAGAATGCGTGAAAGTATTTGGTTCATACCAAGCGTCTATACAGCTATCGCATCGTTGCTGGCACTTGGCATGGTATTGATAGATACACGGTACAATTATGAACTGAAAGCATACACACCTTCTTATTTCCGGACATCGGTGGATTTGGCACAAACGATTTTAGGAACGCTGTCAGGCGCATTGCTGACCATGACGACCGTGACGTTTTCGACAATTATGGTTGTACTGACGATGTACTCGTCCCAGTTTTCGCCTCGAGCTCTTCAAAATTTTCTCAATAAATTATCGACACAGCGCGTATTGGGAATCTTCATGGGAGGATTTGTCTATACCATCCTGTCCCTGTTATTTATGCGGAAAGCGTCCATTGATCACGAAGTTATTTCAGCCTCTGTCGGTGTCTTGCTTGCGGTCATCTGTCTGGCATACTTTGCATTTTTTATCCATAATGTCGGAACATCGGTACAGGTCAGTCGATTGATTCGTGAATTGGCTAATGATGTGATTGAAGCGCTGAAAAGTGAAAAGAAAGGAATGCAGGAAAACGCCGTTGTCTGGAGTGATGAAAAACCGTTTTTCGTGCAAAGTTTTCCATTCGTTACGGAAATAAAGAGCGGAACCTTTGGATACATACAATATATTGAGTACAAAAAGCTGACGGAATGGGCGGTCGGACAGGATGCAATCGTAGATGTAGTAAAGCCGGTCGGAGCATTTTGCGGAACCCATTCGGTGTTGGCAACGGTATATTCTGAACAAGAAGTATCCGCGAAAGACCTATCCTCCCACTTCTCACTGGGGGAGGAACGTTCGATTTTACAGGATGTGGAATATGGAATCGAAAAACTGGTGGAGATTGCTTTGCGTGCGCTGTCACCCGGAATCAATGATCCGAATACGGCAATCCGTTGTATTCACTCGATCGGCGAAGTGTTACAGAGGGCATCTCTTCTGCCTGGCGGAATCGCCGTTACATATACAAAAGAAAACAAGCCGTGCCTGGTGGCGATGTATCCGAAAGCAGACGATTATTTTTATTCGGCATATAGCCAGATCAGTTATTACGGCAAGGAGGATGCGAGTGTTCTGAATGCCTTATTCGATTCTCTTTTGTATATCGCACGCACTTCTAAAGATGAAAAGTCAAAAAAACTAGTATTTCAAATGAGCAATTATGTGTGGAATCATTTTACACATGAAGTACTTGAGCCGTTGGATTCTTCTAGACTGGAAGAGAAGAGGGAACTGCTTCACGTTCTGACAGCCTAA
- a CDS encoding DUF4385 domain-containing protein, with amino-acid sequence MSFNYDLDYSTLDLRKHPELYRVGQGEQGVLLVEPYKSEILPHWRFKTPDIAKESADTIYGMFEEYRKNDDFVGMDMARKFIQMGYTRARRYANHKSGRKYNEDGTVKERELDPVKAESAAIFKERWDAIREDEDYIKRKKAHQKAYG; translated from the coding sequence ATGTCTTTTAATTACGATTTGGATTACAGCACTTTAGACTTACGCAAACACCCCGAACTGTATCGGGTCGGCCAAGGCGAACAAGGAGTCTTATTAGTAGAGCCTTATAAAAGCGAGATTTTGCCGCATTGGCGTTTTAAGACACCTGACATAGCGAAAGAGTCCGCCGATACAATTTATGGAATGTTTGAGGAATACCGAAAGAATGACGACTTTGTCGGAATGGATATGGCTCGGAAATTCATACAAATGGGGTACACACGTGCACGCCGGTATGCCAATCATAAAAGCGGACGGAAGTATAATGAGGACGGCACAGTAAAAGAGCGGGAACTGGACCCCGTGAAAGCGGAGTCTGCAGCAATTTTCAAAGAGCGATGGGATGCGATTCGTGAAGATGAAGACTATATTAAACGAAAGAAAGCTCATCAAAAAGCATATGGCTGA
- a CDS encoding transcriptional regulator, whose product MRKSLEKAFQYGDVLEVMYLAKDGSISKRKIRVLSVHHKTFSAYCFLRHSKRTFLIDNVLAVVPVKARETVTG is encoded by the coding sequence GTGCGTAAATCATTGGAGAAGGCTTTTCAGTATGGGGATGTTCTGGAAGTAATGTATTTGGCGAAGGACGGTTCGATCAGCAAACGGAAAATTCGTGTCCTCAGCGTCCATCATAAAACATTTAGTGCGTATTGTTTTCTTCGTCATTCCAAACGGACTTTCCTGATCGACAATGTATTGGCTGTTGTTCCGGTTAAAGCGAGAGAGACGGTTACGGGGTAA